From one Phocaeicola salanitronis DSM 18170 genomic stretch:
- a CDS encoding TolC family protein, translating to MKLRIICMFAVLSAIAPFYAQDKQERAQWTLEDCINYALEKNIQLQQDKISLQESEIDIKDARASLFPTLSFSTGHNVVNRPYQEQSSTVSGTEIISSDSRTTYNGSYSVNAAWTLWNGGKRLNTLKQQKTNKAIAQLSVSETENTLQEQIAQLFIQILYADESISINKGTLEVSEATYKRGEELFKEGSISKADLAQLEAQVSNDKYQVVSAESSLRDYKLQLKQLLELDGTEEMDLVLPQLEYEDIMRLLPNQTDIYQTALSIRPEIQSGKLSIENAKLGISAAKAGYYPTISLSASSSSMTNNASTNNWAQQMKYGWNNMISINLSIPIFDNRQNKSNVQKARLQYNTSQLDLINKQKELYSTIEGLWLDALNAQQQYAAAETKVKSSQTSFDMVNEQFNLGMKNTVELLTEKNNLLSAKQELVQAKYMAILSRTLLNFYAGNNIEL from the coding sequence ATGAAATTACGAATCATTTGTATGTTTGCTGTTTTATCGGCCATTGCCCCATTCTACGCACAAGACAAGCAAGAAAGGGCGCAATGGACGTTAGAAGATTGTATCAACTATGCACTTGAAAAAAACATTCAATTGCAACAAGACAAAATCTCGCTTCAAGAAAGTGAAATAGACATCAAAGACGCCCGCGCCAGCCTTTTCCCAACCCTGTCGTTCAGTACAGGACACAACGTAGTCAACCGTCCCTATCAAGAACAAAGCTCAACAGTAAGCGGCACGGAAATCATCAGCAGTGACAGCCGGACCACCTATAACGGGAGTTATAGCGTGAATGCCGCATGGACTTTATGGAACGGAGGAAAACGATTAAACACGTTAAAGCAGCAAAAGACAAACAAAGCCATCGCCCAACTAAGCGTTTCGGAAACCGAGAATACGCTTCAAGAGCAAATCGCGCAGCTTTTTATCCAAATCCTATATGCCGATGAATCCATCTCCATAAACAAAGGGACGTTGGAGGTCAGCGAAGCCACTTATAAAAGAGGAGAAGAACTGTTCAAGGAAGGAAGCATCTCGAAAGCCGACCTTGCCCAACTGGAAGCACAGGTGAGCAACGACAAATACCAAGTAGTTTCTGCCGAAAGTTCCTTACGGGATTACAAATTACAATTAAAACAATTGTTAGAATTAGACGGCACAGAAGAAATGGATTTGGTGCTTCCTCAGCTTGAATATGAAGACATCATGCGATTATTGCCCAATCAAACAGACATTTATCAGACGGCACTCTCCATACGCCCTGAAATCCAAAGCGGGAAGCTGAGCATTGAAAACGCCAAATTAGGCATATCAGCCGCTAAAGCAGGCTATTACCCTACCATCAGCCTGTCCGCATCCAGCTCGAGCATGACCAATAATGCCAGCACCAACAACTGGGCACAACAAATGAAATACGGTTGGAACAACATGATAAGCATCAACCTGAGCATTCCGATATTCGACAACAGGCAAAACAAAAGCAACGTACAAAAAGCGCGGCTTCAATACAATACAAGCCAATTAGACCTGATAAACAAACAAAAAGAGCTATATAGCACGATTGAAGGCTTATGGCTGGATGCCTTAAATGCCCAACAACAATATGCCGCAGCCGAAACCAAAGTCAAAAGCAGCCAAACCAGTTTTGACATGGTAAACGAACAATTCAATTTAGGCATGAAAAATACGGTCGAGCTGCTTACCGAAAAGAACAATCTGTTAAGTGCCAAACAAGAATTAGTGCAAGCAAAATACATGGCTATCTTAAGCCGTACCTTATTGAATTTTTACGCAGGAAACAATATTGAATTATAA
- a CDS encoding DUF4492 domain-containing protein yields the protein MIKTQMFLSIWKFYLDGFRSMTIGRTLWILILIKLFIMFVILKVFFFPDFLKGKTAEEKQNYVGNELIIRSANSLTK from the coding sequence ATGATTAAAACACAGATGTTCCTCAGTATATGGAAGTTCTACTTGGACGGCTTTCGTTCGATGACTATCGGACGGACGCTGTGGATTCTTATTTTAATAAAGCTTTTTATCATGTTCGTTATATTGAAAGTGTTTTTCTTTCCTGATTTCTTGAAAGGAAAGACTGCGGAAGAGAAGCAAAATTATGTAGGAAACGAGTTGATAATCCGTTCTGCAAATTCATTAACTAAATAA
- a CDS encoding cytochrome ubiquinol oxidase subunit I, which translates to MLESIDTSMIDWSRAQFALTAMYHWLFVPLTLGLAVIMGLMETLYVISGNEFWKRTAKFWMKLFGINFAVGVATGLILEFQFGTNWSNYSWFVGDIFGAPLAIEGILAFFMEATFVAVMFFGWNKVSKKFHLASTWLTGLGATISAWWILVANSWMQYPVGMAFNPDTVRNEMTDFMAVAFSPVAVMKFLHTVLSSWMLGAVFVIGVSAWFLLRKREKELAVGSMKIAAGVGLFASLVTAMTGDKSAYQVAQCQPMKLAAMEALYDGGTSEPLTVVGDIKIPKMLSYLATHDFEGYVPGINNILLGGYMLPDGTTALSAAEKITKGKEAIAALADYREAKQAGKQAEMDNAREILEANMPYFGYGYIEDSNSLVPNVWLLFWAFRVMVGLGMYFIAFFALVLFLSWKRKLSKFTWLHYVSLVSIPLAYIAGQAGWIVAEVGRQPWTIQDLLPVNAAISHLETGSVVTTFFIFLILFTVLLLAEIGIMLKAIQKGPEKGLNVK; encoded by the coding sequence ATGTTGGAAAGTATTGACACCTCGATGATTGACTGGTCGAGAGCACAATTTGCTTTAACAGCCATGTATCATTGGCTGTTTGTGCCGCTGACGTTAGGGCTTGCGGTAATTATGGGATTGATGGAAACCTTGTATGTGATATCGGGAAATGAGTTTTGGAAACGGACTGCCAAGTTTTGGATGAAATTGTTTGGCATTAATTTTGCCGTAGGGGTAGCTACAGGGTTGATTCTTGAATTCCAATTTGGTACGAATTGGAGCAATTATTCTTGGTTCGTGGGAGATATCTTCGGGGCTCCTTTGGCAATCGAGGGCATTCTTGCCTTTTTCATGGAAGCGACTTTTGTGGCAGTGATGTTTTTTGGTTGGAATAAGGTGAGCAAGAAGTTCCATTTGGCATCGACCTGGCTTACCGGATTAGGAGCCACTATCTCGGCTTGGTGGATTCTGGTGGCTAATTCATGGATGCAATATCCTGTAGGCATGGCATTCAATCCGGATACCGTGCGTAATGAAATGACCGATTTTATGGCTGTAGCTTTCTCGCCGGTGGCGGTGATGAAGTTTTTGCATACTGTGCTCAGCAGCTGGATGTTGGGAGCCGTATTTGTTATTGGGGTAAGTGCCTGGTTCCTATTGCGTAAACGTGAAAAGGAACTTGCGGTTGGAAGCATGAAGATTGCTGCGGGTGTAGGTCTGTTTGCTTCTTTGGTGACGGCTATGACGGGGGATAAGTCTGCATATCAAGTGGCGCAATGCCAGCCTATGAAACTGGCGGCGATGGAGGCATTGTATGATGGAGGGACAAGCGAACCTTTGACTGTAGTGGGAGACATTAAGATACCGAAGATGCTTTCTTATTTGGCGACTCATGACTTTGAAGGCTATGTGCCGGGCATCAATAATATCTTGTTAGGGGGATACATGCTTCCGGATGGCACAACGGCATTGTCTGCCGCAGAAAAAATAACAAAAGGGAAAGAAGCGATAGCGGCGTTGGCTGATTATCGCGAAGCGAAGCAGGCTGGGAAGCAGGCGGAAATGGATAATGCTCGTGAAATACTGGAAGCGAATATGCCGTATTTCGGATATGGGTATATTGAGGATTCTAATTCGTTGGTTCCCAATGTTTGGCTTTTGTTCTGGGCTTTCCGTGTAATGGTGGGATTAGGGATGTATTTCATTGCGTTCTTTGCTTTAGTCCTCTTCTTGTCTTGGAAACGTAAATTGTCGAAATTCACTTGGTTGCATTATGTGTCTTTGGTGAGCATTCCTTTAGCTTATATTGCCGGACAGGCTGGCTGGATTGTAGCGGAAGTAGGACGCCAGCCTTGGACTATTCAAGATTTGCTTCCGGTAAATGCGGCTATCTCGCATCTGGAAACAGGTTCCGTTGTGACAACCTTCTTTATCTTTTTGATTCTTTTTACCGTGTTGTTATTGGCTGAGATAGGCATTATGCTGAAAGCGATTCAGAAAGGTCCTGAAAAAGGCTTGAATGTGAAGTGA
- the cydB gene encoding cytochrome d ubiquinol oxidase subunit II: protein MDSTYLFLQNYWWFLVSLLGALLVFLLFVQGGNSLLFRLGRTDEERTLLVNSTGRKWEFTFTTLVTFGGAFFASFPLFYSTSFGGAYWLWMIILFSFVLQAVSYEFQSKLGNLLGKRVYQYFLVINGVLGPVLLGAAVATFFNGSNFIVDKANMSEGIMPVISRWANGWHGLDAFADPWNIMLGLAVFFLARLLGNLYFINNIRNEGLVARCRRQLITDAVPFLIFFLAFVIRTLLKDGYAVNPDTQIIVMEPFKYFHNLVEMPLLLVLFLVGVACVLFGLVKSIISSVYTKGIWFAGVGTVLTVLVLLLMVGYNHTAYYPSTSDLQSSLTLANSCSSQFTLKTMAYVSILVPFVLAYIIYAWRAIDRKPITTEELEKDGHAY, encoded by the coding sequence ATGGATTCTACATATTTGTTCTTGCAAAATTATTGGTGGTTCTTGGTTTCCTTATTAGGCGCTTTACTGGTATTCCTGCTCTTTGTGCAAGGAGGAAATTCATTGTTGTTCCGTTTAGGCAGAACAGACGAAGAACGTACCTTATTGGTTAATTCTACGGGGCGTAAATGGGAGTTTACCTTTACGACGTTAGTTACTTTTGGAGGAGCATTTTTCGCTTCTTTCCCCTTGTTTTATAGTACGAGTTTTGGAGGGGCATATTGGTTATGGATGATTATTTTGTTCAGTTTTGTATTGCAGGCTGTGTCTTATGAGTTCCAATCTAAACTTGGCAATCTTTTGGGAAAGCGTGTATATCAATATTTTTTGGTCATTAACGGTGTCTTGGGACCGGTTTTGTTAGGTGCGGCGGTGGCTACATTCTTTAATGGTTCAAATTTTATTGTGGACAAAGCGAACATGTCCGAGGGGATAATGCCGGTTATCAGCCGTTGGGCAAACGGATGGCATGGGCTGGATGCGTTTGCTGACCCGTGGAATATCATGTTAGGGCTGGCGGTTTTCTTCTTGGCACGCTTGTTGGGAAATTTGTATTTCATCAATAATATTCGGAACGAAGGGCTTGTTGCTCGTTGCAGGCGTCAATTGATAACGGATGCGGTGCCTTTCCTGATTTTCTTTTTGGCATTCGTCATACGTACGTTGCTGAAAGATGGGTATGCGGTCAATCCGGATACGCAAATTATTGTGATGGAACCGTTTAAGTATTTTCACAATTTGGTGGAAATGCCTTTATTGCTGGTATTGTTCTTGGTAGGAGTCGCCTGCGTTTTGTTTGGACTGGTGAAAAGTATTATTTCTTCTGTTTATACAAAAGGCATTTGGTTTGCAGGTGTAGGGACGGTATTGACCGTGTTGGTTTTGTTGCTGATGGTAGGGTATAACCATACGGCTTATTATCCTTCTACGTCCGATTTGCAAAGTTCATTGACCTTAGCGAATAGCTGTTCCAGTCAGTTTACATTGAAAACGATGGCTTATGTTTCTATCTTGGTGCCGTTTGTTTTAGCTTATATTATTTATGCATGGAGAGCAATCGACCGTAAGCCAATAACAACAGAGGAATTGGAAAAAGACGGACATGCTTATTGA